A stretch of Colletotrichum lupini chromosome 2, complete sequence DNA encodes these proteins:
- a CDS encoding cytochrome P450 encodes MSSQRFHLLGEDPSVTTEFEIPASTDEEVPGPSGLPFIGNYFEVYPDHLGNHQRLFEKYGPIFKTTNMGSVIYHTNDPAIANIFFSESDFFTKNIIPGHPLYPIKNKESGVFLGDTDTPEWKEVHKFLPPAFGPKAVRHYAPTMQATIEDSFKVFDELDEKEEAWNVYPYMLKLGSQAVGKLVLGMDFKHFTAVDAPPHEMVIRIAQSLELNKKITSMGSWYASLPFGDPQRLRDARGRIVEMMNESINNASKGVENLELQEAALQADNMVDYVLRASDSKGNKLPKERIMEPLVVATGAGFTTTSSLLSWLLYGIVAYPGMQERLLQELIDNGFDENTQITADLTQKLTFLDKYIKETQRRHNPSYQPARTSKVDMILPGGYKLPKDSICIPAIHHIHNNHLVWDNPARFDPDRWDSDKVKNRPNASYIPFATGPRMCIGFNFALQEVKVFLPKLIYRYKFSLAQEGPVEYDPMFQLIRPNNLYVRAERRVKWPPRSEA; translated from the exons ATGTCATCACAACGCTTCCACCTGTTGGGTGAAGACCCTTCAGTCACAACAGAGTTCGAGATTCCCGCCTCAACAGACGAGGAGG TCCCCGGCCCTTCTGGTCTACCCTTCATCGGCAACTACTTCGAGGTCTACCCTGACCATCTCGGTAACCACCAGCGCCTTTTCGAGAAGTACGGCCCCATCTTCAAGACCACGAACATGGGCTCCGTCATCTACCACACCAACGACCCGGCCATCGCCAACATCTTCTTCTCTGAGAGCGACTTCTTCACAAAGAACATCATCCCCGGTCACCCGCTGTACCCTATCAAGAACAAGGAGTCCGGAGTTTTCCTTGGCGACACGGATACCCCCGAGTGGAAGGAGGTTCACAAGTTCCTTCCGCCCGCTTTCGGTCCCAAGGCTGTCCGCCACTACGCCCCGACCATGCAGGCCACCATCGAGGACTCCTTCAAGGTCTTTGACGAGCTCgacgagaaggaggaggcctGGAACGTCTACCCCTACATGCTCAAGCTCGGCTCTCAGGCCGTTGGCAAGCTCGTCCTCGGCATGGATTTCAAGCATTTCACCGCCGTCGACGCCCCGCCCCACGAGATGGTCATCCGCATCGCCCAGTCCCTTGAGCTCAACAAGAAGATTACCTCCATGGGCAGCTGGTACGCCTCCCTGCCCTTCGGCGACCCCCAGCGCCTCCGCGACGCACGCGGCCGTATCGTCGAGATGATGAACGAGTCCATCAACAACGCCTCCAAGGGTGTCGAGAACCTCGAGCTGCAAGAGGCCGCCCTCCAGGCCGATAACATGGTTGACTACGTCCTCCGCGCCAGTGACAGCAAGGGCAACAAGCTCCCCAAGGAGCGCATCATGGAGCCCCTTGTCGTCGCCACCGGCGCCGGCTTCACTACCACCTCCTCCCTCCTCTCCTGGCTCCTCTACGGCATCGTCGCCTACCCTGGCATGCAGGAGCGCCTCCTCCAGGAGCTCATCGACAACGGCTTCGACGAAAACACCCAAATCACCGCCGACCTCACCCAGAAGCTGACCTTCCTCGACAAGTACATCAAGGAGACCCAGCGCCGCCACAACCCCTCCTACCAGCCCGCCCGCACCTCAAAGGTGGACATGATCCTCCCCGGCGGCTACAAGCTGCCCAAGGACTCCATCTGCATCCCCGCCATCCACCACATCCACAACAACCACCTGGTCTGGGATAACCCGGCCCGTTTCGACCCGGACCGCTGGGACTCGGACAAGGTCAAGAACCGGCCCAACGCCTCGTACATCCCCTTCGCCACCGGCCCGCGTATGTGCATCGGCTTCAACTTTGCCCTGCAGGAGGTCAAGGTCTTCCTCCCCAAGCTCATCTACCGCTACAAGTTCAGCCTGGCACAGGAGGGCCCCGTGGAGTACGATCCCATGTTCCAGCTCATCCGCCCGAACAACTTATACGTCCGCGCCGAGAGGCGTGTCAAGTGGCCTCCTAGGTCTGAGGCTTAG